CATTGACCCAACGTTTTATTACTGCCATGCATGAAGATGCGACAGCACTTGGCTGCTTGTCCCCTGATGCAGAACCGCGTGCGACCGATCATATCGATGAGATGCAGCAGATGATTGAGACGTTGGTTAGTAATGACTATGCCTACGCGGGTGATAATGGTGATGTCTACTATGCAGTCGATAGCTTCGCAGATTATGGCAAATTGTCAAAACGTAACCTTGATGATATGCAGGCAGGATCACGGGTTGAAGTCGAGAACGACAAGCGCAATCCATTTGATTTTGTGTTATGGAAAGCGGCGAAACCGGATGAGCCGCAATGGGCATCAGCGTGGGGTCAAGGGCGTCCAGGCTGGCATATTGAATGCTCAGCGATGTCGACCAAATGCCTTGGTAATACCTTTGATATCCATGGCGGCGGTCATGATTTACAGTTTCCGCATCATGAAAACGAGATTGCCCAATCTGAAGCAGCAACCGGCTGTGAATACGCGCGTAACTGGATGCACGTTGGTTTTATCAATGTTGATGGCGAAAAAATGTCTAAGTCATTGGGGAATTTCTTTACCATTCGTGATGTCATGGCAAAATACTTACCAGAAACGGTTCGTTTCTTCTTATTGTCGAGTCATTATCGCAGTCAAGTAAACTTCTCTGATAGTGCCTTGGACGAATCGCATAATAGCCTAAGCAGGTTGTATCAAGCATTAAAAGTTGCTGAACAACAAAAAGGTAAAGTACTTATTATCGATGAAGCCTTGATTAATAATGCCTACGCCAGTGCAGTGGGACAAGACTTTATCAAAGCCATGAATGACGACTTTAATAGCTCAACGGCAATCAGTGTGCTGTTTGGATTGGCGCGTGATATCAATAAAGCGAGTAAAGCACAAGATGTAGAGACTGCATGGCAATTAGCGCAGCACTTAAAAGCTTTGGCGCAAACGCTTAATATTTTACAGCAGCCTGTGCAGCAGTTCTTGCAAGCCGTCATTGGTGAAGTAGCTGAAGATAGTTTAACCGACGAAGCCATTGATGGGCTAATCATCGAGCGCGCTGATGCCAAAACCAATAAAAACTTTGCGCGTGCTGATGAGATTCGTGTGCAGTTGAAAGAGGCTGGTATTGAGCTTGAAGACAGTCGTGCGGGCACCACTTGGCGCCGTGCTTAATGTAAGCATTAGTTTTTTACGCTTGTTCATTCACAAACAATAATAAATTAAGCCAGCTATCTGCTGGCTTTTTTGTGTCTTCTGCATTAGCTTAATATCATACTTATTAGCAAGAGTTTTTGTATGCAAACTCCTTTCGGATTTCTCAGGACTCACTCTCTACAGTCTCATGCCCAGTTTCTATCGCGACTGCTCTTTATAATTGGCAGCTTATTTATCCTATTAAATATGGCGTGCATTTCTGCTTATGCAGCAAGCAGTACTGAGGAAATAGACAGTCGAAATATTGAAGAGACAGTTACTACAAAACCGGAAAATTTGGTTGAGTATGCTGCGCAAAGAATCGACAAGTTAAAAGAGGAAGGAGTGACTGTCTCTGCCGTTGCAGCAGAGGTAATTAGCCCGCTAGAAAAAAGGACAGTGCAGCAAGCAGGTGTGCTACAAGGAGATTCTGGTCTCACTGGTGATTACAGCGAAAACTACTATGCGTTAGATAAGCTCAATGCAGGTTTGCCGCCCTTGTCTGAGCCGCCAAACTTGTCAACCCCACTTGCCACATTAGAGTTTTTCCAATCGGCAGTCATGAAGCAGCAATATGATTTGGCAGCTTATGCACTAAATATGAACTTGATTGATAGAGAATCACAGTCGAATCAAGCAATGGATTTGGTCAAACAGCTTGATTTTTTATTGGTTGAAAAGCAGCTATATGTGTTTGATAAGTTGCCTGATCGTCCTGATGGCTTGATTGAACCGCCGCTTGGCAGTACGAGCAGCATTCAAGGGATTCCTAGACGTTCTATTCAGCTTGGTTATATTGATTATCGCGAGCGCCGAGTACCCTTGCATCTAGAGCGTGTACGTATTGATAATGGGGCGCCTTTTTGGGTATTTTCAGCGCAGACGGTGGCAAATATTGATAAGCTTTATGAACAATATCATCCGGCAAAGTTTGAGCGATATCTGCCTAGTTGGACCAAGCTAAAGCTTTTTAATATTGCTATCTGGGAGTTTTTAGCGTTATTTATATTCTTCTCCTTTACCATGGGCATTGGCTGGCTGCTAAGTACTGCCGCTGGCAAGCTCCTCAATTGGTATGTCATGGATAAAGAAGGCAACCGTCTTGGCACCCTTCATCACAACGGTGTAGAGGATTTGGTCAATAAGCTGACGGTCCCTCTAACCTTTACCATCAGCTTCTCATCGGTATTTACCTTGGTATCGGGCGGCTTCCCTTACTTGGATGCAGTCGCTTCCTCTATACGTCCGATTATTTGGATTGGATTGGTCTTTAGCGCCATGTGGCTCGGTATACGTGTTATCAACTTTTTTGCCAACCGCTATCAAGATATGCAGATTGAAAATCTAGGAGAGGAGCAGTTTGACAAAGTGCGCCGTCGTCGAACTTACGTATCGATATTTCGTCGCGTCTTCGTATTTGTCATGGTGTTGGGCAGTATTTGGATAGGTCTGAGTGAGTTTGCCAACATGGAAGGCTTTGGTAAAACCTTACTGACTTCGGCTGGCATTGCTGGCGTGGTCATTGGTATCGCCGCTCAACCAATATTGGGTAACATCATTGCTGGAGTACAGGTAGCAGTGACCCAGCCCGTACGAATTGGCGACAGTGTGATAATGGATGGCAACTTTAGTACCGTTGAAGACCTGCGTTACACTTATGCGGTACTAAAAACATGGGATGAACGTCGATTAATCGTGCCGATGCGCGAATTGATCACCGAAATGGTAGAGAACTGGTCGCATACAGAAGTACATCAGACCTGTCCTGTGTTCTTATATATCGATTACGGCGCAGATATTGACGCCATTCGGCAGCAGTTTATTTCGGTGGTGAAAGACAACAAGCTTTGGGACAACAAGACTGAGCCTGAAATATTTGTCGTTGAGGTAACTGAAAAGACCATTCAACTGCGTGGCGCTGTTTCAGCGGTAGGCCCTGTAGAAGCATGGACACTGGCCTGTGAGATACGTGAGCAGATGCTTGATTATTTGTACCGTGAACAAAAGCATTATTTACCAGCTGAGCACCTTGTATTGAGACAAAAATAGTCAATGTCTATTGGTTTAGCGCTTAAAAAATTTGAATGTACAGCGTCACTATCGATAGACAGCTTTGGGTAAAACCTATTGACAAATATAGCATGCGATTTGCTTGCTTATTTGTTATAATATGGCGTTATTTTTAAGGGATAATTCAGTTGTTAAGCATTGTATAGTTAGATTTTGGGGCAGGTAAAGGGCGCTGTATTAGCCAGTCTGCTGAGCCAATGATTTAATGAGCAATGATGAATTGATGATGTGCCGAACGAATGTTTGTATTTAGTATTTGTTCCCCACAGTTTTATTATTTTCTGCTAGGTTTATAACCTTATGATTTTGATAGAATTTTCGTTGATTTTCTTGATGCTGTATTGCCCACCCATCAAAATAACCACTACTAGGGGTCTGTATGTTGCGAATTGTCGATGAAGCCTTAACCTTTGATGACGTTTTATTATTGCCAGCTTATTCAGAAATACTGCCAAAAGCTGCTAATCTAACGACCCGCCTAACAAAAAGTATCACGCTAAATTTACCGCTAATTTCTGCTGCTATGGATACAGTCACTGAGTCTGAGATGGCCATTACCATGGCACAACTTGGTGGTTTAGGTATTTTGCATAAGAGCATGGATATCGATAAGCAGGCAATGCAAGTGCGCCGCGTCAAGAAATTCGAAGCTGGTACTGTGGTTGATCCTATTACTGTGCATCCAGAGATGACCATCGGTGAGTTATTAAGACTGACCCAAGACAATAATATCTCAGGCGTGCCAGTGGTTGAGAAGGGCACGGATAAAGTAGTCGGTATCGTTACTCATCGTGACTGGCGCTTTGAGACCAATCTATCATTGCCTGTCAGCCATATCATGACGCCAAAAGAGCAGCTCGTCACCGTTAAAGAAGGTGAGAGCAACGAAAACATCAAAAGACTGCTACACGAGCACCGTATCGAAAAAGTTATTGTCATCAATGATGATTTCCGTTTGCGTGGTCTGATTACGGTCAATGACTTTGCCAAAGCTGAAAACAATCCCAATGCTTGTAAAGATGAGCAAGGTCGCCTGCGTGTGGGCGCAGCAGTTGGTACGGGCGCTGATACTCAAGCACGCGTTGAAGCTTTGATTGCGGCTGACGTCGATATCATCGTTGTTGATACCGCGCATGGTCACTCAAAAGGCGTTATTGATAAAGTATCTTGGATTAAAAAACATTTCCCGCATGTACAAGTGATTGGCGGCAATATCGCGACAGGTGATGCTGCAAAAGCCTTACGTGATGCTGGTGCAGATGCCGTGAAAGTTGGTATCGGCCCAGGATCTATCTGTACCACACGTATTATCGCTGGTATCGGTGTACCGCAAATCTCTGCAATTGATAGTGTTGCAAGCGCTTTGCAAGACAGTATTCCATTGATTGCTGATGGTGGTATTCGCTATTCAGGTGATATGGCAAAAGCCATTGCTGCTGGTGCATCATGCATCATGGTTGGCTCACTTATGGCAGGTACAGAAGAAGCACCGGGCGAAGTTGAGCTATTCCAAGGTCGCTATTATAAAGCTTACCGCGGTATGGGTAGCTTGGGCGCGATGTCAGGTCAAAACGGCTCATCAGATCGCTACTTCCAAGATGCCAAAGACGGTGTGGAAAAATTGGTGCCAGAAGGTATCGAAGGTCGTGTACCTTATAAAGGTCCAGTCGCTGGTATCGTCAACCAATTGGTAGGTGGCTTGCGCTCATCTATGGGTTATACCGGCTGTGCCACGATTGAAGATATGCGCAGCAAACCACAGTTCATCAAAGTTACCTCAGCGGGTATGAAAGAATCGCATGTGCATGATGTGCAAATCACCAAAGAAGCACCTAACTATCGAGTCGACTAATTATATCTTTGCCGCTATAGGATGCGATGACTCGCAGCTGTACAGTGTCAAGCGACGTTAAGATACAAACAGCCAACAATGCCTTGTTATTGTTGGCTGTTTTTTTTGTAAAATACAATCATAGATTATTCTAATAATTGATAACTGTTTGTCTTATCAAAACCATTGATGACAGTGAATCA
The window above is part of the Psychrobacter cryohalolentis K5 genome. Proteins encoded here:
- the cysS gene encoding cysteine--tRNA ligase, yielding MTMTTPLADAMSQLVIYDSLTGRKQAFKPLATGKVGMYVCGMTVYDYCHIGHARVMVGFDMAVRWLAQLGYDVNYVRNITDIDDKIITRAAENGEEIGTLTQRFITAMHEDATALGCLSPDAEPRATDHIDEMQQMIETLVSNDYAYAGDNGDVYYAVDSFADYGKLSKRNLDDMQAGSRVEVENDKRNPFDFVLWKAAKPDEPQWASAWGQGRPGWHIECSAMSTKCLGNTFDIHGGGHDLQFPHHENEIAQSEAATGCEYARNWMHVGFINVDGEKMSKSLGNFFTIRDVMAKYLPETVRFFLLSSHYRSQVNFSDSALDESHNSLSRLYQALKVAEQQKGKVLIIDEALINNAYASAVGQDFIKAMNDDFNSSTAISVLFGLARDINKASKAQDVETAWQLAQHLKALAQTLNILQQPVQQFLQAVIGEVAEDSLTDEAIDGLIIERADAKTNKNFARADEIRVQLKEAGIELEDSRAGTTWRRA
- the guaB gene encoding IMP dehydrogenase, which produces MLRIVDEALTFDDVLLLPAYSEILPKAANLTTRLTKSITLNLPLISAAMDTVTESEMAITMAQLGGLGILHKSMDIDKQAMQVRRVKKFEAGTVVDPITVHPEMTIGELLRLTQDNNISGVPVVEKGTDKVVGIVTHRDWRFETNLSLPVSHIMTPKEQLVTVKEGESNENIKRLLHEHRIEKVIVINDDFRLRGLITVNDFAKAENNPNACKDEQGRLRVGAAVGTGADTQARVEALIAADVDIIVVDTAHGHSKGVIDKVSWIKKHFPHVQVIGGNIATGDAAKALRDAGADAVKVGIGPGSICTTRIIAGIGVPQISAIDSVASALQDSIPLIADGGIRYSGDMAKAIAAGASCIMVGSLMAGTEEAPGEVELFQGRYYKAYRGMGSLGAMSGQNGSSDRYFQDAKDGVEKLVPEGIEGRVPYKGPVAGIVNQLVGGLRSSMGYTGCATIEDMRSKPQFIKVTSAGMKESHVHDVQITKEAPNYRVD
- a CDS encoding mechanosensitive ion channel family protein: MACISAYAASSTEEIDSRNIEETVTTKPENLVEYAAQRIDKLKEEGVTVSAVAAEVISPLEKRTVQQAGVLQGDSGLTGDYSENYYALDKLNAGLPPLSEPPNLSTPLATLEFFQSAVMKQQYDLAAYALNMNLIDRESQSNQAMDLVKQLDFLLVEKQLYVFDKLPDRPDGLIEPPLGSTSSIQGIPRRSIQLGYIDYRERRVPLHLERVRIDNGAPFWVFSAQTVANIDKLYEQYHPAKFERYLPSWTKLKLFNIAIWEFLALFIFFSFTMGIGWLLSTAAGKLLNWYVMDKEGNRLGTLHHNGVEDLVNKLTVPLTFTISFSSVFTLVSGGFPYLDAVASSIRPIIWIGLVFSAMWLGIRVINFFANRYQDMQIENLGEEQFDKVRRRRTYVSIFRRVFVFVMVLGSIWIGLSEFANMEGFGKTLLTSAGIAGVVIGIAAQPILGNIIAGVQVAVTQPVRIGDSVIMDGNFSTVEDLRYTYAVLKTWDERRLIVPMRELITEMVENWSHTEVHQTCPVFLYIDYGADIDAIRQQFISVVKDNKLWDNKTEPEIFVVEVTEKTIQLRGAVSAVGPVEAWTLACEIREQMLDYLYREQKHYLPAEHLVLRQK